In Antechinus flavipes isolate AdamAnt ecotype Samford, QLD, Australia chromosome 3, AdamAnt_v2, whole genome shotgun sequence, a genomic segment contains:
- the LOC127555968 gene encoding uncharacterized protein LOC127555968: MLDPKVLEVPAVIFDNGSGLCKAGIAGDNVPRSVITAIVGRSKAKATMLGAGQKEYYVGEEAQSKRGVLSLNYPIDHGIVTSWDDMEHIWRHVYECELRVQANEHPVLLTEAPLNPLQNREKMTEIMFESFKVPAMYVAVQATLALYASARTTGIVMDSGDGVTHTVPIYEGYCLPHAVSRLDVAGRDITEYLMRLLLESGHSFVSTAEREIVKDIKERLCYVTFDPIQAMKIKSEEILKEYKLPDGNIIKIGNQLFRAPETLFMPANIGVEAPGVHKMLFNSIRKCDIDVRKNLYSNILLSGGSTLFHGLDERILKEIQLQAPGGISVRIIAPPERKYCVWIGASILTSLTSFKHMWITTSDYKEFGPTMVHRKCF; encoded by the coding sequence ATGCTTGACCCCAAAGTCCTAGAAGTCCCCGCCGTGATATTTGACAATGGCTCTGGACTGTGCAAAGCAGGTATCGCTGGGGACAACGTCCCCCGCTCGGTCATCACCGCCATCGTGGGCCGCTCCAAAGCCAAGGCCACCATGTTGGGAGCTGGACAGAAGGAGTACTACGTTGGAGAAGAGGCGCAGTCCAAGCGAGGGGTGCTGTCCCTGAACTATCCCATCGACCATGGCATCGTGACTTCCTGGGATGACATGGAACATATCTGGAGGCACGTCTACGAGTGCGAGCTGAGAGTCCAGGCCAACGAGCACCCGGTCCTGCTGACGGAGGCTCCGCTCAACCCTCTGCAGAACCGAGAAAAGATGACAGAGATTATGTTCGAGAGCTTTAAGGTGCCCGCCATGTACGTGGCCGTCCAAGCCACGCTGGCCCTCTACGCCTCGGCCCGGACCACAGGAATAGTCATGGACAGTGGAGACGGGGTTACCCACACTGTGCCCATCTATGAGGGCTACTGCTTGCCCCATGCAGTCTCCCGCCTCGACGTCGCGGGTCGGGACATCACCGAGTACCTCATGAGACTTCTGTTGGAAAGCGGACATTCCTTTGTGAGCACTGCCGAGAGAGAGATAGTGAAAGACATTAAAGAGAGGCTGTGCTATGTGACCTTCGACCCCATCCAAGCCATGAAAATTAAGTCAGAAGAAATCCTCAAAGAGTATAAGTTACCAGATGGAAACATTATCAAGATCGGCAACCAGCTCTTCCGAGCCCCCGAAACCCTGTTTATGCCAGCAAACATTGGCGTCGAAGCCCCCGGGGTCCACAAGATGCTCTTTAACAGTATTCGAAAATGTGACATTGACGTTCGGAAAAACCTTTATAGTAATATCTTACTCTCCGGAGGTTCCACGCTCTTCCACGGGCTGGACGAGCGGATTCTGAAAGAGATCCAGCTCCAGGCTCCCGGGGGCATCTCGGTCAGGATCATCGCCCCGCCGGAACGGAAGTACTGCGTGTGGATCGGAGCTTCCATCCTCACCTCCCTCACATCTTTCAAACACATGTGGATCACGACATCGGATTACAAGGAGTTTGGCCCGACCATGGTTCACCGGAAGTGTTTCTGA
- the LOC127558178 gene encoding actin-related protein T2-like: MFNPHVLETPAVIFDNGSGLCKAGVSGEIGPRHVITTVIGHPKFKMGGSEQNQKLYYVGEEALYKSESLFLQYPIERGIITSWEDMEKLWRHLFDWELGIKPSERPVLMTEPSLNPRNNREKTAEMMFESFKVPAFYLSDQAVLALYASACVTGLVVDSGNSVTCTVPVFEGYSLPHAVSKLYVAGKDITEHLMRLLVNSGRSFPCALDKGLVDDIKEKLCYVALDPEKELSRRPEEVTRDYKLPDGKVIRFGDQLFQGPEILFAPEQLGIHLPGLSKMVSNSILKCDADIQKSLFGDILLSGGSSLFPGLDDRLMKETEQQAPKSVPIKITAPPDRWFSTWIGASIVTSLSSFKQMWVTAMDYREFGTSVVQRRCF; encoded by the coding sequence ATGTTTAACCCACACGTCTTAGAGACTCCCGCCGTCATCTTTGACAATGGGTCGGGACTGTGCAAGGCTGGCGTGTCGGGAGAGATAGGTCCTCGGCACGTCATCACCACGGTCATCGGGCATCCTAAGTTCAAAATGGGGGGCTCGGAGCAGAATCAGAAGCTGTATTACGTTGGGGAGGAGGCTTTATACAAGTCGGAGTCCTTATTTTTGCAGTATCCTATTGAGCGAGGGATCATCACGTCGTGGGAGGACATGGAGAAGCTCTGGAGGCACCTCTTTGACTGGGAACTTGGGATTAAGCCTTCCGAGAGACCAGTGCTCATGACGGAGCCATCCCTGAACCCCAGGAACAACCGGGAGAAGACGGCGGAGATGATGTTCGAGAGCTTCAAAGTGCCCGCTTTCTACCTCTCCGATCAAGCAGTGCTGGCGCTCTACGCTTCGGCCTGCGTCACGGGGCTGGTGGTGGACAGCGGCAACAGCGTCACCTGCACCGTCCCTGTGTTTGAGGGGTACTCCTTGCCTCACGCGGTGTCCAAACTCTACGTGGCAGGGAAGGATATCACCGAGCATCTCATGAGACTGTTGGTAAACAGCGGGCGATCCTTCCCTTGCGCACTGGACAAAGGACTGGTGGACGACATCAAGGAAAAACTCTGCTATGTGGCCTtagatccagagaaagagctgagcAGGAGACCAGAGGAAGTCACCAGAGATTACAAACTCCCCGACGGGAAAGTCATCCGTTTCGGAGACCAGTTGTTCCAGGGACCCGAGATCCTCTTCGCCCCAGAACAACTCGGTATACATCTCCCGgggctttccaaaatggtttccAACAGTATCCTGAAATGTGATGCTGACATTCAGAAGTCTCTTTTCGGAGATATTCTGCTCTCTGGTggttcttccctcttccctggACTGGATGACCGATTGATGAAAGAAACAGAGCAGCAAGCCCCAAAGAGTGTTCCCATCAAGATAACAGCTCCCCCAGATCGGTGGTTCTCCACGTGGATTGGAGCCTCCATTGTAACGTCACTGAGCAGTTTCAAGCAGATGTGGGTCACTGCCATGGATTACAGAGAATTTGGGACATCTGTGGTCCAGAGAAGATGCTTCTAA